The genomic interval AAAGTTTATCCAAGTTACTTGCTTCTTGGTAATTTTCGAATTGGGTGTAGGATAATTCACTCAAACAAATGGGACAGATTGCTAGTTTGGATTGATTGAATTCATGTTGACAAATCAAACAGTTTTGAGGATAGATTACATGAAGCAAATCCCGGGTCCATTTGTTAAATTTTGGAGACACAAAAAGTGACATAGCAGTGTTTATTTGGTTTTACGAAACTATGAACATTTGACTGTTAATAGTGTCCTAAAAATAATAAAAAAAACAGTTCCATTTTCCACTAATTTTATAGGAAAGTCGACTGAAAGCCCTAATCCACTTGAAGTTGGACGAATCTAGCTAATTCTTCGATGAATTGCAGATTATGTACTGTGAATATCTTTAAAGGTTGTGTTGATAAACTCGCTAAGTGTTCATGTTAAAGGCTTTCAAAGTAGTGGTGTTGAAAACCTCAAACAATTGTGGATTTCTTTAATTGCGAAAGGAAAGAATTATGACAATTTTTGTATGCCCCTTTGAGTGAAAAACTTGTTGAGCACACACAACAAAATTGAAGGGGAAACTAACTGAAATTTGAATACCAAAACAAAAAATCTGTGATTTTCACGAATCATGGCATAGGAATTATTGACTAAAAAAAACACAAATTAAAATGGCAAACGCAGAACCAATCTTATCGGAAAACAAAAACAGATTCGTGTTGTTCCCAATCCAACATGAAGACATTTGGTCTTTTTATAAGAAAGCAGAAGCAAGTTTTTGGACTGCAGAAGAAATTGATTTATCGCCAGATTTAATCGATTGGGAAACAAAATTGAGTGATGATGAGCGCCATTTTGTAAAACACGTTTTAGCGTTTTTTGCAGCATCTGATGGAATCGTAAACGAGAACCTTGCAGAGCATTTTTTGGCTGAAGTGCAATACACAGAGGCAAAATTCTTTTACGGTTTCCAAGTTGCCATGGAAAACATCCATTCAGAGACTTATTCGTTGTTAATTGATACTTACATCAAGGATCAAAAAGAGAAAAATCATTTATTCAATGCATTGGATACCATCGATTGTGTTCGTAAGAAGGCAGATTGGGCGTTGCGTTGGATAGATAATGGTTCATTTGCAGAGCGTTTAGTTGCATTCGCTGCTGTAGAAGGAATCTTTTTCTCTGGTTCATTCTGTTCGATTTTCTGGTTAAAAAAACGCGGCTTAATGCCAGGATTGTCGTTCTCCAATGAATTGATTTCTCGCGACGAAGGTCTACATTGCGATTTCGCATGTTTATTGTACACCAAACATTTGATTCACCAACTTTCAAAAGAACAAGTTCAAGAAATTATCTTGGATGCTGTTGAAATTGAGAAAGAGTTTGTAACGGATGCATTACCTGTGAAGTTAATAGGTATGAATGCAGATTTAATGGCTCAATACATTGAGTTCGTTGCAGACCGTTTATTGACGGAGCTTGGGAATCCTAAAGTGTTCAATACAACAAATCCGTTCGATTTCATGGATATGATTTCGATACAAGGAAAAACAAATTTCTTCGAAAAACGAGTGGCTGAGTACCAAAAATCGGGCGTTATGTCGAACAAGGAAGACCAAACATTTAGTTTGGACGAAGAATTTTAAATCATTATATTACAAGTAACAACAACCAAAAATAGAGCGCAAAATGTACGTATTAAAAAGAGACGGAAGAAAAGAGGCGGTGAAATTTGACAAAATCACTGCACGCATCATCAAGATGTGTTATGGGCTAGACCCACTAGTTTCCCCAGAGGCTGTTGCCATGAAGGTCATCGAAGGAATTTACGATGGGGTAACAACAACGGTATTAGATAATTTAGCGGCTGAGGTTGCAGCAGCTAAAACAATTGATCATCCAGATTATGCTTTGTTAGCATCAAGAATTGCTGTGTCTAACTTACACAAGGAAACGAAAAAATCGTTCTCTGAAGTAATGGAAGATTTGTATAAATACGTAGATCCTAAAACGGGTCAACGTGCTTCTTTGATTGCTGATGATGTGTATGAAGTGATTCAAAACAACAGTGAATTATTGGATTCAAGTATTATTTATGATCGTGATTTCCGCTACGATTATTTTGGATTCAAAACCTTGACAAGAAGTTACTTGTTGAGAACAAAGGGTGAAATCGCAGAAAGACCACAACAAATGTTGATGCGTGTTGCTGTTGGTATTCACAAAAATGATTTGCCACAAGCAATCAAAACATACAACTTGATGTCTGAGGGATGGTTTACTCATGCTACACCAACGTTGTTTAATGCAGGCACACCAAAACCTCAAATGTCTTCATGTTTCTTGTTAACGATGAAAGATGATAGCATTGAAGGTATCTACGAAACGTTGAAATCTTGCGCTCAGATTTCTCAATCGGCTGGTGGTATCGGTTTAGCTATTCACAATATCCGTGCAACAGGATCATATATCAAAGGAACAAATGGTACATCTAACGGAATCGTTCCAATGTTACGTGTATTCAATGATACAGCTCGTTATGTAGATCAAGGTGGAGGAAAACGTAAAGGTTCTTTCGCAATGTACATTGAGCCTTGGCATGCAGATGTGTTCGATTTCCTAGACTTGAAAAAGAATACAGGAAAAGAAGAAATGCGTGCACGTGATCTGTTCTTCGCTTTATGGATTCCAGATTTGTTCATGAAACGCGTAGAAGAAAACGGAGATTGGACCTTGATGTGTCCACACGAATGTCCAGGTCTTTCTGATACGTTTGGTGCTGAATTCGAAGCATTGTACACGCAATACGAAACTGAAGGAAAAGGTCGTAAAACAATCAAAGCACAAGATTTATGGTTCAAAGTATTGGAATCTCAAATTGAGACTGGTACGCCATATATGTTGTACAAAGATGCAGCTAATGCGAAATCAAATCAACAGAATTTAGGAGTGATTAAATCTTCTAACTTGTGTACTGAGATTATTGAGTATACTGCACCAGATGAAATCGCTGTTTGTAACTTGGCTTCTTTGGCGTTACCAAAATATGTAACAGAAGATGGTAAGTTTGATCACGACAAATTGTTTGAAGTAACATACCAAGCAACTGTAAACTTGAATCGCATTATTGATGGTAACTTCTATCCAGTAGAAGAAGCACGCAAGTCAAATATGCGTCACCGTCCAATCGGATTGGGAGTTCAAGGATTAGCAGATACATTCATCATGTTGCGTTATCCTTTCGAATCTGAAGAGGCAAGAGCATTAAACCGTGAGATTTTTGAAACAATCTATTACGCGGCAATGACAGCTTCTAAAGACTTGGCTATGGCTGAAGGTCCTTACGAAACGTATGCTGGTTCTCCAGTTTCAAAAGGGGTTTTCCAATACGATATGTGGGGTGTTACTCCAACAAGTCGTTGGGAATGGGATTTATTGAAAGAAGAAGTAGCGAAATATGGTGTGCGTAACTCTTTGTTAGTTGCTCCAATGCCAACAGCTTCAACAGCTCAAATTCTTGGAAACAACGAGTGTTTTGAGCCTTATACGTCGAATATCTACACACGTCGTGTATTGTCTGGTGAGTTTATCATCGTAAACAAACACTTGTTGAAGGATTTGGTGAAAGAAGGTTTATGGACGAAGGACATGCGTCAGAAATTGATGGCAGCAAATGGATCTGTTCAAAACATCAACGAGATTCCTCAATACATCAAGGATTTATACAAAACAGCTTGGGAAATTTCTCAAAAAGCAATTATAGAGCAAGCTGCTGATCGTGGAGCATACATTTGTCAATCTCAATCGTTGAACATTTTCATGGAAAATGCAAACTTTGGTAAATTGACTTCCATGCACTTCTACGGTTGGAAAAAAGGATTGAAAACAGGAATGTATTACTTGAGAACGAAAGCTGCAACAGATGCAATTAAGTTCACAGTAGATAAAGCAGTAACGGAAGAACCAGCAGCAATTTCGGCAGCTGAATTGGAAGAACAACAAGCAGCAATCGCATGTTCTTTGGATAATCCAGATAACTGTGAAATGTGTTCAGGCTAGAATTTAATTCTATCTCAATTTCGTAAGAAATTGATTGCTTTGTAAAAGCAAATGGCTAATTCACCGTAGGTAAATGTGTTCAGGATAGAACTTGAAATAAATTGAACAGTAGGGATGCGATTAATCGCATCCCTACGTGTTTTAACCATGTTGTGATGTTAATAATTGTGCCGTTTTTATGATATCACAGTGTAAATCCCATTCGCCTCTGCGGATGGGATTTTTTGATTTTTATAGGAACATAATGCATTCTGTTCCTGCAAAAACAATATATTTAAAGGATGTAAATGAATAAAAACACCCGTAATGAATTACGAAGAACACTTTACTCAATCGGCTCAAATTCGTGAGAAGAACTGGAAATCAATTGGAAATC from Fluviicola taffensis DSM 16823 carries:
- a CDS encoding ribonucleoside-diphosphate reductase subunit alpha — encoded protein: MYVLKRDGRKEAVKFDKITARIIKMCYGLDPLVSPEAVAMKVIEGIYDGVTTTVLDNLAAEVAAAKTIDHPDYALLASRIAVSNLHKETKKSFSEVMEDLYKYVDPKTGQRASLIADDVYEVIQNNSELLDSSIIYDRDFRYDYFGFKTLTRSYLLRTKGEIAERPQQMLMRVAVGIHKNDLPQAIKTYNLMSEGWFTHATPTLFNAGTPKPQMSSCFLLTMKDDSIEGIYETLKSCAQISQSAGGIGLAIHNIRATGSYIKGTNGTSNGIVPMLRVFNDTARYVDQGGGKRKGSFAMYIEPWHADVFDFLDLKKNTGKEEMRARDLFFALWIPDLFMKRVEENGDWTLMCPHECPGLSDTFGAEFEALYTQYETEGKGRKTIKAQDLWFKVLESQIETGTPYMLYKDAANAKSNQQNLGVIKSSNLCTEIIEYTAPDEIAVCNLASLALPKYVTEDGKFDHDKLFEVTYQATVNLNRIIDGNFYPVEEARKSNMRHRPIGLGVQGLADTFIMLRYPFESEEARALNREIFETIYYAAMTASKDLAMAEGPYETYAGSPVSKGVFQYDMWGVTPTSRWEWDLLKEEVAKYGVRNSLLVAPMPTASTAQILGNNECFEPYTSNIYTRRVLSGEFIIVNKHLLKDLVKEGLWTKDMRQKLMAANGSVQNINEIPQYIKDLYKTAWEISQKAIIEQAADRGAYICQSQSLNIFMENANFGKLTSMHFYGWKKGLKTGMYYLRTKAATDAIKFTVDKAVTEEPAAISAAELEEQQAAIACSLDNPDNCEMCSG
- a CDS encoding ribonucleotide-diphosphate reductase subunit beta gives rise to the protein MANAEPILSENKNRFVLFPIQHEDIWSFYKKAEASFWTAEEIDLSPDLIDWETKLSDDERHFVKHVLAFFAASDGIVNENLAEHFLAEVQYTEAKFFYGFQVAMENIHSETYSLLIDTYIKDQKEKNHLFNALDTIDCVRKKADWALRWIDNGSFAERLVAFAAVEGIFFSGSFCSIFWLKKRGLMPGLSFSNELISRDEGLHCDFACLLYTKHLIHQLSKEQVQEIILDAVEIEKEFVTDALPVKLIGMNADLMAQYIEFVADRLLTELGNPKVFNTTNPFDFMDMISIQGKTNFFEKRVAEYQKSGVMSNKEDQTFSLDEEF